The DNA segment CATCCTTTTATTGCCGTTCTGATAGATGTCTACTACAGGATCCTGATTAATCGTATTAAAATAACTATAATCTCCCATCAGCTTCGTCACCTGACGAATGTAATCTGAAGCAGGTCTTCGCTTAACCCGATCTACCAATCCTGAAAATCCAAAAGCATCTCCTGCATCTGTTCCAGGATCATTATTATCATACAACTGGTAATAAAACACTTTATCAATGCCAAGTCTCGCATATAACAATCCTAACCTCAATAACCAGTCTGCCTGAGTAATTTCATTCGACTTTGAACCAATAGGAATTGCTCTTTGAGCGCTGCGCTCGCCAAGGTCATACCCTGTTTCTGTTGACCAAACCGGGATATTTCCCAATTCAGCACTATAGGAGGTAAAGCTATTTGCAATCTCGGTCATGTCATTTGTTTCCGGTGCAACACCCCTCTTTTTACTTCTGAATTTAGCAAACCATCCCGTATAATCATTTGAATACATATGGTAATTGATCACATCAAAGCACAAATCCACCTTACCATCCTTTTTAACACCTCTATTTATCTTGCACCATTCTACCATTCTTTTGACGAACTCTACGTTAGGCTTGGCAATTCCTCCCATCACCACAACCATCGTTGGATCAGCAGTTTTTACGCCGACCCCTTTTCCAAGTGAACCTTTATGTCCATCATAAAATGCAGATAACTGGGCGGCATATTCTTCAGGGCTTTGTTCCGCATCTTTCCCCCTCCACCATTTATCCGGCTCGTTGCTACTTTCAATGTATTTTACATAACCAAGTCCAATCACCGGATTCGTCTCTTTAGGAACTAGTATCAAATTTTTGCTGATTTTTCTGTTTCTGCCATACCTCGCAGCAAGTTGGAATCCGGCCTTTGCAATCTCTATATAAGAAGCAGGACGGTCTCTTTTGGCGCCATGGGCTATAGGAATCAAGTCTCTTTGTCTCTTACTTGCAGGATAGGTATTTACAATCCAGCTTGGCGTCACCTGTAAATCCACAAGAACCGTCATGCTATCGCGGAAACAGTTCTGATAAATCTCATCATAACTCCATCCTCCTTCAGGTTTATGGTTGAACCTGAACACTCCTTTTTCAGGCTCTATACGCTCCCAGTCAAGAAAATGTCTAAATCCGCTAAAATTTCTAATCCGGTTAAATTTGGTGGTATCAAAATTATAATGCGCATCATAAAAATCCCACTCAAAACCATTAATCCCGAACATGTCCTTGATTTTTACCTTCTTATCTCTCAAGGCTTTAACCTCGGTATATTCTTTCTTATCCTGTGTACAACCAACCAGAGAGGTAAGGGCTATTAATACTATACTACTGAAGAGTATATGGGTTCTTTTCATACCAGTTTATATTTGTTACTAATATAGCATCAATATCTAAAACCAGGCCAATAATTTAGCCGGCCGGTAGGATTGTGTTTAAGATCGCTATAAATAACAGGGATACGTATTTCAGCTTCATTTTAGAGAAAAATAGTTTACGCGTCAAGTTAATATTCAAACTTTGAAACAATTAAGTTCTTTTTCTTTAGATTTGTTAGATTCAAAGGGTTAGTCATACATTAACAAATCTAAACAGTGTTTTTTCTTCTCCATATTTCAAATGACTATTTGGTTGTTTAAGCATCTAAATGTGTTCAGTCAGCCAAATGATAAGGAGAATGAGATATTTATGGCTTCTGCCAGAGAACTGAAATTATTTCGTTTTCTCCGGGCTATCGACCTGATATCAATAACACTATTGTAGAAATTTTGGAAAGTATTTGCCCTTGTGAAATTGAAATTGTGCTTAATATTAAAGATCAACATCATTAAAAAAGTTGAAGAACGAAGATTATAAAAAGATTGCAATCATTACTTGTTGTATAGACGATTGGGGCGGCAGTGAAGAATTATGGGCAAAAAGTATCCCAATGTTGAAAGAAGGAACGGAAATTACGCTGTATAAAAATAGCATCAACCGTTCGCACCCTGAGTTTATCAAACTGACCAATCGGCATGTTCAATTGATCGAACTGGAACCAGAATTATCTTTCCGTCAGCGCCTGAGTCGAAAGGTCAGGCAAATGATAAAAAGAATCGGCACAAAAGATTACAGTGAAAATTACGGAATAGCCAAATTTTATGAGGAGATAAAAGCGACGAATCCTGACTTGGTGATCGTCGCTCAGGGAATCAACTTTGACGGATTGATTTACGCCTGGCAATGCAAACTACTAAATATCCCATATGTCATCATTGCCCAGAAAGCAGTTGACTTTTACTGGCCCTATCCTACCGATAGAGACTATATGAAAGAAACATTAAAGCATGCTAAGATGTGTTTCTTTGTGTCTCAACACAACCTGCAACTGACTGAGGAACAATTTGGACTAAGGTTAAACAACAGCATGGTCGTGTACAATCCCATCAAAACAAAAGTGAATGCACTTCCTTTTCCCGATACAGAACAGGGTTATAAACTGGCCTGTGTTGCCCGTTTATTTGTGATCGATAAAGGTCAGGATATCTTACTGCGGATCTTAAATAAGGAAAAATGGAGAGCACGCCCCATGACTGTCTCTTTCATAGGAACAGGTCTTGATGAACAAGGAATAAAGGAAATGGCGGCGCTGTTTAAGCTGGACAACGTCGAATTTATTGGCTTTCATGAAGACATTGAAAATGTATGGAAAAATTACCACGCGTTATTGCTGCCCTCAAGAAGCGAAGGACTTCCTTTATCTATGATTGAAGCCATGTCAGTTGGCCGGACAGTGATTGTAAGCAATGCAGGTGGCAACGCGGACTTCGTTACCGATGGGCTAAACGGATTCATTTCCGAAGCAACAGAAAAAGATTTTGAATCTGCGATGGAACGTGCCTGGGAAATGCGCAAGCAATGGCAAAACATTGGAACAACAGCTTCTTTATATATAACTAATCACTTCCCTTTATCTCCGGAAACGGATTTCGCGAATCACCTAAACAACATATTAGATGAGTTATAACCCATTAGTTTCGATTATTATCCCTACTTACAACAGAGCCGATAAATTGACTGACGCCATTCAAAGTGCATTAAACCAAAGCTATAAAAATATCCAGATAATTGTGATTGATGACGGATCAACGGACCACACCCGGGATCTTGTCAAAAAATACCCTGAAATAGAATATCACTGGCAAAAAAATGGTGGACAGGCAGCTGCGAGAAACTCAGGGTTACAACGGGCCAAAGGTGAAGTTGTCGCCTCACTGGATTCAGATGACATCTGGTATCCGGATTTTTTAATACGATGCGTTGAAAAACTAGAAACAGAAGGACTGGATTTTGTCTTTGCAAATTGGGACCAGGACGTAAAAGTGGGCGAAAGCTGGGATTTTCTGTCCAATGATCCTTTCTTAAAGCCACATCATAAAAACATTAAAAATCATTGGGCAAATCTGGACGACAAAGAGTTGAGAGATCTTTTCATTAAGTCTTGTCCATCTCCTTCCTCCGCAGTTGTGATTCGTAAATCATCTATTGTTTCGGGATGGGATGAACAAATTAATATAGGTGACGACTGGTGTATGTATCTTGAAATGATCCTATCAAAAAAATGCCATGCAGCCTATACGCTCGACAGGCTCTGGAGGAAACGAATAGACGAAATCAATATCTATGATGGTAGAAAATGGAGTGAAATTCTGGAATTCCTATACATCGCTGATTTAAAAATCAAAATGGATAAGTTCAAACACCTCCTGACCAAAGATGAACTGAAAATATTGCAGCGAAGGTATATGGCTAGTCTGGTAGAACTATCGAAACACAACCTGCTGCGTGAATTCAATATCCCACATTCTTACCATTTGCTAAAACGGTCTTTTAAGATTGATGTTTCCTTTACCCTTAGAACAATTCCCAATATCTTTATGAAAGGACTGGAAGGCAAAATGAAAAAAATATTCAATAGAAAATCAAACTAAATCATTAAAAATTAACCCGTTGAATTTTTTAAGAATTATAAGATCTGCAGAATGGTGGGAGTATAAATTACCTCCTTTACTGGCTATTGGTTATGCCACAGCTCTTAAAGCGGATGGCTCCTTAACCGCTGTTATCCCCCACCTTTTATTTCTACTGTTCTCTTTAATTATTGGTGCAATCTATGTGAGTATCATCAACGACATTACCGATATAAAAGTTGATGCTGCAAGCAATAAAAAAAACAGAATGGCTGGTGTAAATCCAGCAATCAGGTGGATATTTCCAGCCATCCCCCTGCTTGCCGGCGGACTTTGTGCTTACCATCTCTATCCCGACCGGTTGTCTATTGTCCTGTATCTTATCCCCTGGATTAGTTTCAGTCTTTATTCTATTCCACCTGTAAGGCTAAAAAACAGGGGAATATGGGGAGTCTTCGCAGATGCCTGCGGGTCACATGTTTTCACCAGTCTGCTGATGATTAGCAGCATCAGCTTCGTCACAAAACAAACCATGGACTGGCTTTGGTTCATAAGTACAGGGATATGGGCATTATGTTATGGGATGAGAGGAATTTTATGGCATCAGTTCTATGACAGGAAAAATGATATCCAGGCAAAGATGAATACTTATGCGGTAAAAGTCGAGCCTAAGGATTTTAGGAAAAAAGAGGTCCTGATATTTATAATAGAGATGCTGGCAATTGTCATCATGTTGTTTTCGATTCAGCAAGTACTCGCTGTAGCGTTTTTATTGCTCTATCTGCTGGTTGCCTTTAGCCGATCTAAACGCCTTTTTTATGCCCCGGTCCTGATTATTGCTCCGGAAGGAAAACCTTACCATATACTCATGGCAGATTTTTATCAGGTATTTCTTCCACTTTCTCTGTTGATTACCGCAGCAATCACGCAGCCCTATGCCTGGATCGTATTGACCGTTCATTTCATCCTGTTTCCGCAAAAAACGCTAACGGCGCTTAAGGATTTAAAACCTTTTCTTTCTCGTAGGTAAATAACAGTATTAAGGCTCGCCAACCTGATCCGCAGGGTAAAGCGCAAAAGAAAAGGGATTAGGTACAGGACTTTTATAAGGGCTATACAAACCCAGATAATGAACCGTCTTGCGCTCATCTGTTTTATTTATAAAAAAATCACTGGACAAAAGATAATATTTTATCAGTTCAAGAATCTGATCTGATTTTTCCCAATTGAAATTCAAATAATACATCGTTTTCCATTTAAGCCTTGACACCAGGTTATTTTCCGTTGCATTAAAGTAATCGTCTACATATCGGGATACACTTCCTGGTTCCAGTTTCAAATAATTCAACTCCCGTTCAATGAGCAATTGGGCATACTGCTTTACATCCGGAGAAAGGAGGTATAAAGATGCCGGAACCACTACACTCCCCGCTGCAAGTCCTGTTAACAATAAAAATTTCCTGCGTTTCATAAATTAAAATGTTTTATCTGCTGCAAATAATGACAATGCGGATAACGTTAAGGTCGGATTGGAAGCACTAAATGTAGTAAATGCGCCCGCCCCTAAAACAAACAGGTTCCGATACTGATGATGAATCAGGTGCTTGTCGACCACCCCAAGTTTAGGGTCATTGCTCATCCTCGTTCCACCGATAATGTGTCCTTCATTAGGAAAAGGCGATAAATATTTCAGCTTTTCAACCGGCAGACAGGATAAAATTTCCGGCAGTTTTTTCTTCATATTCTCAATTGCTTTCAATGTGTATGACGACCTCTCCGTAAAATGAACTTCCGGCACCAGTTTATCAGCAGAGTTGGTAATGTAATTCGTGTCTAATGGCAGGTCTTCAAATAACAAACGAAAACTAGCGATGTTCAGCCATTTACCCCGCTCCAGTCTGATGTAGTAAGGCGCATTACTAACCTCCATTAAACAGGCGGCAAAATCCTTTCTATGATCACCATCATAAAGCATATATCCATTTGCATTTACCCAGGTACTTCCACCAACATTCTTCATGTTGTCCAGATAAATCAGGACCTGCATTCCCAATTGTTCTCCAAATCCACGGCCTGTTAAAGGGTTCTTGTCGCCCGCATTCAACAGAATATTGGTGTTAAAAAAAGGATTAGCGCCCAACACAATAATTTCAGCTGAAGCTTCCTCTTCCTTACCATCTCTGATATAATAGGCTTTCCTGGCAATATCACCCTGTAGTTCAAGGCTATACACCTGAGCTCCATAGACAACAGTTACCCTTGGGTCGTTATATACGTTTAAATTGGCATTCTCTATCGTAAATTTGGCATTTACCGGACAGGTATCGCAGGTGCTGGACGCCATACATCCGTTCCTCCCTGTTGTTGCACGGCTCGCTCTTGCGGTAGGCTGACTGATGTATTTATTCCCATAGGTCTTATGCAATATTTTGTCTACCAAACTAAAGGAATGTGCTGGCAAAGGATATTTGCCTGTTCTTGGAAATGGCGTTCCTTCAGGTCCCGATACCGACATCAAATCCTCTGCTTCATAGTAATAGGGATCCAGGTCATCGTAATCAACCGGCCAGTCCTCCCCAACGCCAAAAAGACTTTTCATTTTAAAGTCAGAGGGCATAAATCTGGGTGTACAACCCCACCAACAATTGGAACAACCACCATAACCAGTAGTAAAAGGCCACCTCTTTTCCGGGTTTACATTCTTAATTGCCTGCTCCCAGGGCTCTTCAAATTTCTGATAGGGGGAGAACTCCCCCTTCTTCACTTTAAGGCGCTCAGCATGAGGATAGAAGTACCCACGTTCTAACACCAGCACCTTCTGATCTCCTTTTGCTTTTGAAAGGTATTTTTTTAGAAAGAAACTGGAGGCAAAACCTGTCCCTACTACGATTAAATCATAACTCGTATGCTTCATTTATTTTAGTACAATTAATAATTATTCGCATTCTTCAGGAACCAATACAACCATGGAACATCAACAAACATCAATACGCAAAGCATGATGGTAAACAAGACCAGATAGAGCATAAACCATTTTCTGGTATACAGTTTTTCGGAGCCCTGAACAGGTGAATCGTTCAACAAACCTATACGAAGATACCAGGAGAACAATAAAGCAAAAAAAGGAAAACTTAGCAAGAGCTCAATTCTGTCTTTAATCAGAAAGATTCCCATAAAAAAGGCACAGGTAATAGCATAAAAAAACATAGACACCAGTAAACTGTTTTCTGTATAAAACCGGAAAGACATCCGGTATTGACCCGCAATTTCCGGATTTGCGATCAGTCTGTACTCAGCGAAGCGTTTGGTCGCCATCAAAAACGCGCCTCCCATCCAATACGCAATAATGATGCTCACCGGCGGAAGCGTATTAATCCATTCAAGGTCCCATTTGCTATCCGGGGTACCTAATGCGGGGCTAAAAATAAACCAGCCTGCGGCAAACCTTAAAGGGTTATTAACCGATTCACTTAAGACATCCAGAAACACCCGGTCTTTACTTCTGAAAGGCTTGACATTGTAGATCAGCCCCATAATCAATAGTAAAGCAGCAGTACAAAGAAATTTGAGCGAGATGCAATAAGCCAGTCCAAGTCCTAAAAGCGCAAGAATAACGTACTCTGAATAAACAATAACAGGATCAATGGATTTAACTACTGAGGACCTTCTCTTTTTCAAGGGATGGTATTTATCAAAGCCAGCATCCAGGTATTCATTAATCACGTAATTTGCCGAAGCCACCAGGCAAATGCTCGCAATGCCAATAATAATGCGAAAAACAAGGTCAGTACTAAAAGGCGTATGAAAGATCGATAAGGCAAAAAACATTCCCGGCGCCATAAAAAGATTTTTCACCCAGTTGTCTGGTCTGGCAATGGCAATATAATCTCTCAAAGTAGCCCTTTCCCGGACTTGATCATTGGTCATAAGTTAAAAATTTATATTCCTGATTTTTTAAGTTTTTCTAAAAGCTGGCGATAAAAATAGGGACCGGTCTTTTTATCTATTAATAAAAAGGGAATTCCCGCAACCCTGGAACATTCACCATCCAGTTCCTCCCGGTCTCCAATAAATAAACAATTCTCCTTGTTTTTTATTCCCATTTTTGATAAGATATAGGTCAATCCATTTGGAAGAGGTTTTAAAGCATTTATTTCAGTCTGGGTAGAACTGGCCACTAAATCCACTCGAATATCCATTTTCTCCAACTTATTTTTCGCTTCATAATCTGAATAAACTGCTGTCGAAATCCCCTGCTTTTCCAATTCTTCAAAAAAAGAGTGGATACCAGGGTAGCTGCACTTCCGCAGGTAGCGGTTTGGAAAATCAAAAATCCATTTGTTTATGACCCGCTTAACTTCAGCTAAAGAGGAGTCTACCTTATTTAAACACCATTGATATTGCGCTTCCTGAATGTTCTTCTGTTGAGAACCGGCATGTTTTTCGCGTTCCTTCCTAAAATGATATAGAATGAGAATATCCTTATACCTCCAGGGCCTGAGCAGGTAATAACCGATAAGCGCTAAAAACATTTTCTTTCTTAACTTCAACTGATCATAAAGGGTTCCATCAAGGTCAAAAATGATGATTTCCAAGGTTTTCCAAGGTATTTTCTCCACAATCACTTTATTTTTTAGTAAAATTATTAAAAAAATCGATATTGCAAACGTTATCTGCTACAAATGAACATGCAACTCCGCACCTACTTCAGTGACGAAAAGAAAAAATGGATTTTTATACTAAAAATTTGTATGGTCGCCGGGATTTTGATCAGGTTTTATCATTTTTTTTATAATCGCTCTTTATGGATGGATGAAGTATATCTTTCCAGCAGTTTATTGAAAACAAATTACCTTGACCTCGCAATGAAACCACTCTATTATCAGCAAAAAGCACCTCTGGGCTTTTTATGGCTGGTCAGGTTTATGGTAGAGACATTTGGAAATATGGAATTATGTCTGAGAATAATACCTTTGGTTTCAGGAATTGCCTCGATGTTTTTATTTGTTCCTGTATCCAGGTATTTCCTGTCACAACCAGGAGCTGTACTAGCCACTGGAATATTGTGCCTCTCCCCCGCCCTGATTTACCACAGTGTAGAGATCAAACAATATTCAACAGAATTGCTCGCAACCATTCTTTCTCTTTATCTCTTTATAAAATACAGTCGGACAAAGGATGTCAAAAATATGTTTATCTGGAGTATCTCCGGCGCATTGATCCTCTGGTTTTCTTACTCGGCAATATTTATTCTGGCCGGTATAGCAATAGGGCTAAGCTCTTTTTATCTGGCTACCAAAAACATAAAACAGTTTTCGATCAGTACCATTCCATTCACAATCTGGCTCATTAGCTTTGCCGTAAATTATTTACTGTTTACTCATAAACATGCTGAGTCTGAATGGATCGCCTACTGGTTTAGATCATATCATAATTTTATGCCCTTTCCTCCCA comes from the Pedobacter sp. FW305-3-2-15-E-R2A2 genome and includes:
- a CDS encoding glycosyltransferase family 4 protein gives rise to the protein MKNEDYKKIAIITCCIDDWGGSEELWAKSIPMLKEGTEITLYKNSINRSHPEFIKLTNRHVQLIELEPELSFRQRLSRKVRQMIKRIGTKDYSENYGIAKFYEEIKATNPDLVIVAQGINFDGLIYAWQCKLLNIPYVIIAQKAVDFYWPYPTDRDYMKETLKHAKMCFFVSQHNLQLTEEQFGLRLNNSMVVYNPIKTKVNALPFPDTEQGYKLACVARLFVIDKGQDILLRILNKEKWRARPMTVSFIGTGLDEQGIKEMAALFKLDNVEFIGFHEDIENVWKNYHALLLPSRSEGLPLSMIEAMSVGRTVIVSNAGGNADFVTDGLNGFISEATEKDFESAMERAWEMRKQWQNIGTTASLYITNHFPLSPETDFANHLNNILDEL
- a CDS encoding GMC oxidoreductase translates to MKHTSYDLIVVGTGFASSFFLKKYLSKAKGDQKVLVLERGYFYPHAERLKVKKGEFSPYQKFEEPWEQAIKNVNPEKRWPFTTGYGGCSNCWWGCTPRFMPSDFKMKSLFGVGEDWPVDYDDLDPYYYEAEDLMSVSGPEGTPFPRTGKYPLPAHSFSLVDKILHKTYGNKYISQPTARASRATTGRNGCMASSTCDTCPVNAKFTIENANLNVYNDPRVTVVYGAQVYSLELQGDIARKAYYIRDGKEEEASAEIIVLGANPFFNTNILLNAGDKNPLTGRGFGEQLGMQVLIYLDNMKNVGGSTWVNANGYMLYDGDHRKDFAACLMEVSNAPYYIRLERGKWLNIASFRLLFEDLPLDTNYITNSADKLVPEVHFTERSSYTLKAIENMKKKLPEILSCLPVEKLKYLSPFPNEGHIIGGTRMSNDPKLGVVDKHLIHHQYRNLFVLGAGAFTTFSASNPTLTLSALSLFAADKTF
- a CDS encoding UbiA family prenyltransferase, with amino-acid sequence MNFLRIIRSAEWWEYKLPPLLAIGYATALKADGSLTAVIPHLLFLLFSLIIGAIYVSIINDITDIKVDAASNKKNRMAGVNPAIRWIFPAIPLLAGGLCAYHLYPDRLSIVLYLIPWISFSLYSIPPVRLKNRGIWGVFADACGSHVFTSLLMISSISFVTKQTMDWLWFISTGIWALCYGMRGILWHQFYDRKNDIQAKMNTYAVKVEPKDFRKKEVLIFIIEMLAIVIMLFSIQQVLAVAFLLLYLLVAFSRSKRLFYAPVLIIAPEGKPYHILMADFYQVFLPLSLLITAAITQPYAWIVLTVHFILFPQKTLTALKDLKPFLSRR
- a CDS encoding HAD family hydrolase, with translation MEKIPWKTLEIIIFDLDGTLYDQLKLRKKMFLALIGYYLLRPWRYKDILILYHFRKEREKHAGSQQKNIQEAQYQWCLNKVDSSLAEVKRVINKWIFDFPNRYLRKCSYPGIHSFFEELEKQGISTAVYSDYEAKNKLEKMDIRVDLVASSTQTEINALKPLPNGLTYILSKMGIKNKENCLFIGDREELDGECSRVAGIPFLLIDKKTGPYFYRQLLEKLKKSGI
- a CDS encoding UbiA family prenyltransferase gives rise to the protein MTNDQVRERATLRDYIAIARPDNWVKNLFMAPGMFFALSIFHTPFSTDLVFRIIIGIASICLVASANYVINEYLDAGFDKYHPLKKRRSSVVKSIDPVIVYSEYVILALLGLGLAYCISLKFLCTAALLLIMGLIYNVKPFRSKDRVFLDVLSESVNNPLRFAAGWFIFSPALGTPDSKWDLEWINTLPPVSIIIAYWMGGAFLMATKRFAEYRLIANPEIAGQYRMSFRFYTENSLLVSMFFYAITCAFFMGIFLIKDRIELLLSFPFFALLFSWYLRIGLLNDSPVQGSEKLYTRKWFMLYLVLFTIMLCVLMFVDVPWLYWFLKNANNY
- a CDS encoding glycosyltransferase family 2 protein, translating into MSYNPLVSIIIPTYNRADKLTDAIQSALNQSYKNIQIIVIDDGSTDHTRDLVKKYPEIEYHWQKNGGQAAARNSGLQRAKGEVVASLDSDDIWYPDFLIRCVEKLETEGLDFVFANWDQDVKVGESWDFLSNDPFLKPHHKNIKNHWANLDDKELRDLFIKSCPSPSSAVVIRKSSIVSGWDEQINIGDDWCMYLEMILSKKCHAAYTLDRLWRKRIDEINIYDGRKWSEILEFLYIADLKIKMDKFKHLLTKDELKILQRRYMASLVELSKHNLLREFNIPHSYHLLKRSFKIDVSFTLRTIPNIFMKGLEGKMKKIFNRKSN